The Wolbachia endosymbiont of Spodoptera picta genome segment ACTGCAAATTTGTCACTATTACTTCATCAGGGTTAAGAGAAAGTCATGCTCATGATATAATCATTACACAGGAAGCTCCAAATTACGCTTACCAAGCATCTAATTTATCATCTGATTCAGAGTAAATACAATCCCCTTTTGAGTGTGTCATTTCAACACTGGTACACAATTGTATAAACATATTAATATTAAGAGTCAAAAAGATGTCATCTAAGTGGCTGACACTGGAAAATCGATTGTAAATAAACTGACTACATAAAATTTTTGATCAAAATCAGTGCTATAAGTTGGAATAGCAACTTAAGGCAGATTGCCAGCTTAATATATTTTGATGAATCCAAATTATTTTAGCTATAAGAGAGCTTTGCTTTTTTGCTCTATTAGAATTGGCTTACTTTTAGTGATTCATGGAGTTAAAAAAGTCAGCATTGCTCTTTGTTAAAAGTAATTTGTCACGTAAAAACTCCATTGCTTCAACAGATCCCATAGGGTTAAGTATCCTACGCAATACCCATATTTTATTTAGTATGGCCTTATCAACTAATAGCTCTTCCTTCCTTGTTCCGGATTTGGTAATATCAATAGCAGGGAATATACGTTTATCAGCAAGTTTTCTATCTAGTATAATTTCAGCATTACCTGTGCCTTTAAACTCTTCAAAAATAACATCATCCATTTTTGAACCAGTTTCTATAAGGGCTGTAGCGATGATTGTCAAAGAACCACCATTTTCAATATTACGAGCTGCTCCAAAAAAGCGTTTTGGTCTTTGCAGCGCATTTGAATCTACACCACCGGTTAGAACCTTTCCAGACGAAGGAATAACTGCATTATAAGCACGTGCAAGGCGAGTTATAGAATCAAGCAAAATCACTACATCTTTCTTGTGTTCAACCATTCTTTTAGCTTTTTCTATTACTATTTCAGCAAGTTGGACATGACGGTAGGCAGGCTCATCAAATGTAGAGCTTACCACTTCACCCTTTACAGAGCGTATCATATCTGTCACCTCTTCGGGTCTTTCATCTATAAGTAATACTATTAGTTCTATTTCAGGATGATTTGTAGCTATAGAGTGAGCCATTTGCTGAAGCAATATCGTTTTTCCTGTACGAGGTGGAGCAACTATCAATGCTCTTTGTCCTTTTCCAAGAGGTGTAACTATATCTATAGCACGCATGTTTATATCTTTTTTATTATCTCCGCTACTGTTGTTTCCAAGGATGAGGCTTTTTTCAGGATAAAGTGGAAGCAAATTATCAAAATGTACGTACTTTCTTAATTCACTGATTTCAGTAGAGTTTATACTGTGAACCTTAGTTAAAGTAAAATATCTTTCCTTATCACCAGGTGGCCTTATTTCTCCACATGCCATATCTCCTGTACGTAAATTAAACTTCTTTATTTGGCCATTGGAAATATAAACATCATCGGTACTTGGAGCATAATTTGCACTTGATGAACGTAAGAAACCAAAACCATCAGGCAATATTTCCACTACTCCACTTCCTGTGGTTATGCCTCCTTCTTCACTCATTTTCTTCATTAAACTGAATATCATTTCCTGTTTTAGCATCCTGCCATTGCCTTTACCACTAGTTGAAATTTTTCTTTCTTCAGCTAGCTCTAACAATTCTTCTGCTGTTTTCTCTTTCAATTCGCTCAGGTCCAACGTTTTCTTGTTTTTTTCAGCACCTTCACTGGTAATTTGTTTTACTGCGTCAGCATTATGAATTTGTTCGCTTTTTTCAGGTTGACCTACAACCTCTCCTTTTGCTAAGACATCTTCATTGATTGTTGTCATAATCCTCCAAAAATTTTAATTGATGCTTACTAACCTAAAATGTGAGTATAAAACAATAAATTAGGCTGAGCTAGTTTTTAGTGCGTATTTAGACTTAATTATTATTAAACTAGATACTTTACTCATATTATACTGATAAAAACTAACAAGTCAAGTCAATTTAATATTAACAAAGTACAAGAATTTGAGAATCATCAATAGCTATTATTTATATTTTTTAATCTTTGTTTCTTCTCTTCTTCTACTTTCGCTTTTTCTACTTCCGCTTCTAAATTTTCCTGGCTACATAAACCAAGTAGTACAGGATCTTGAGGTTTGATATTGAGTATGTTATGATGAGATCTATTTCTTACCTGCTCAACTGTGTAATTTGTTGTACCAACTAGCTTAGCTATCACATTATTGTTCAAGATAGGAAATTTTTTTACCAAATAATAAATCGCATTAGGTTTATCTCTACGCCTTGCTGTGGAAGCAAAGGCAAGAAAGCTAATCGTCTTTGCACTTTTTTTCATATTTTTTATAATCAAATTTGGTACACGATTTGGATTTTTTTTGCAATTATCGATTTCTTTTTCAGTAATTATTTCAGAAATAATAGGGTCATACTTTTCAACTTCTATTTCCTCATCAGCTATGTCTTGTACTTTTTCAAGGGATAACTTGCAACATTGTGCTATTTGATCAAAAGTTAAGCTAGTGTTATCAACCAACCAAGCGGCTACTCGCATGAGAAATTGTTCATTTCTATCTTTATTGTCTTTAGAAGATTCCATTGACATCGAAAAAACATCTCCCATTTTAATATTCCTTTACTGTTATAGAAATAAAATATAAACCATTAAAACTAAAAAAGCATTAACTTTGTCATCCAATGGCTTTTTGGTTTATATTTCTTATCTCTTAGAACCTGTTCATAATCTTTTGAGGAGGAAAGAAGTAAAAGCAAATTTGTAGGCTAGTATTAAGTTTACGCTCGCAATTTTTCCAAAGTCGCCTACATTTTTCCAACCAGGCAAAAGATCTCTCACGTTAGCTAGTTGTTACTCTCTAATCCTGAAAATTGGCGTTCTATACTGTCTTAAACGTTTTATAAGCTCGTTTCAGCTTATGTAGGTAAAAACCTAGAAATATTGTGAAGACATAAGGTGCACGTAGTGCAAAAAATTAAAAATAAGACGCCAACTGTATAATACTTTTGTCGTTTAATCTGCACAGATTGAAGATAATAAAATACCTTCAGTCTTATGATAAGGAAAATGGAAAAATGTGTAAAGTAATCTTTTTCACCTCTGTGAGCTACTTGAATTAAAAAAGAAGAGATACTAACCTCTTGCATTCAAACTCACATAAATCATGAATTATGCATGTTTCACACAAAGGTTTTTGTGCCTTGCAAATGTATCTACCGTGTAAAACTAGCCAATGATGAGCATAAAGCAGGTATTTTTTTGGAACCACATTCAAAAGAGATTGCTCTGTTTTAAATATATCTTTTTCTTTCACAAGCCCAACTCTATTGCTTACTCTAAAAACATGAGTATCAATTGCCAATGTTGGAATACCAAGCCCTGAATTTAAGAACACATTAGCGCTCTTTCTCCCAACCCCTGGTAAAGATACCAAATCATCGAAATTAGTAGGCACTTTGCTATTGTACCTCTCAATCAATATTTTGCTGAGCCCGATTATATTTTTTGCTTTGGAATTATATAAACCAATTGTAAGTTAAAAACATGATATAAATGAAGTAAGAGGGAAGATAACTCTACTCACTATAGGAATAGAGTTATCACGGGCGTGTGCGACCGAAAACCAATTGGTATTACAACCGTTTGTATCAAGGTACACTAGCCCTATCTCTCGATACGTTTGAATAGTTGTTTGGGAAATATATATACGCCCGTTTACAATCTTAAATTAACTAAAACTATCGAGATTTATTATGGTTACATCTTATCAAAATTTTATTGGCATTGACATCGGAAAATTTAAAAATGTTGCTGCAGTTTACAACCAAAATAACATTATCAAGTTCGACAATAATGCTGATGGTTGGCAACTGTTGTTTAAAAAGTTTTCAGATATTCTACCTAATTCTTTGGTAACTTTAGAAAATACAGGCAAATATGAGCTTGGTTTATCACATTTTCTTGTTGGCAAGAATATTGCAGTACATCAAGCAAATACTCGAAAAGTAAAAAGTTTTATCTTGTCTCACGGAACTTTAGCAAAGTCTGATAAATCAGATGCGATGGCTCTTGCTCAATACGGATGTGAACGCCATAAAACTCTCTCTCTATTTGTACCTACTTCAAAAGAACAATCAACTCTAGCTGCACTGTGTCAACGTCGTGATGACATTACGCAAATGAGAACTCAGGAAAAGTGTAGACTGGAAGCTCCTGAAAATGACCATATAAAGGAAAGTTGCCAGAAGACCATTGAATTTTTCAATAATCAAATAAACGAACTCAATGACACTATACAAAAAATTATTGATGAAAGCCATGAGCTACAACAACGTCAAAAAATCCTTAAAACAGTTCCTGGAATAGGCAAAAAGTTATCACAAGATTTTTTGTGTTTAATGCCAGAGCTTGGCTACTTAAGTAGAAAAGAAGTAGCAAGTCTTGCCGGAGTAGCACCTCATCCTAAGGAAAGTGGTAAAGCTGTTGGTTACCGAAGGATTATGGGCGGTAGAAGTAATGTTCGTTCAAAGCTCTTCATATCAGCCATAGCTGTTACAAAGTCAAAATCTGTACTTGGTGCCTTTTATTCTAAGCTTGTTGAAAGTGGTAAGAAGAAGATGGTGGCTATAACAGCTCTTATGCGTAAAATTATAGTAATTGCTAATGCAAGACTTAAAGCAGCAATTGCTTCACACAGTAGCAACTGACAATGAATATTGTGAATAAGTACGTCCACACAAACTTAAAGTACTTATTCACATATTCATTGGCTTAAGCAGGCAATAGCTGTTTGACATAAAATTCTATTCCTATGACGAATGGATTTTTATTACCTACATGATTGGATCAAGTTGCAAAATTACACAATAAAAAATTTTTTAAAAAACATAGTTGATACTGCTTATGTATTTTCTCAGCTCACTTTGCCCAAGATTCAACATTTTTTCTGGCGTATCAGCGATACTAAATAGCTCCTTTGTAATTTTATTAACACTTATATCGGTCGTCCGCGCTGACAGAACTATTGCAACTAATAACGTAAAATGATTGGTATAATTTAGCTCTATTTTTGGCGCAGGATTTGACTGTTGAAATTTTTCAAATATTAATTCTACTTTTTTTGAGTCCATGCATAGAGCTAAAAGCTTATACTATACTGTTTGCTGTGCAAATTCAATTGCTTGAGGATTAGATAGTCCTTCAGTATTAACATCAGACATATCAGTTTTTACCTCATCAAAATTCCTTTCAGCAAATTCGCTTGCCACTTCTGCAAAACACTTTCTAACAAGAGGCATAATTATCGGCATTAATAGCCTTCGTGGATCATACCGTCCTAACAGATTAGTTTCCTTTTGTACTCTATCTCTTGGATCTTCCTCTAATAAATCTTTTGCGTGCTTTTCAGCATATATTTCACAGCCTTTTGAGAAAACAGGAGCTAACATTTCAATTAATACTGCCAATAACAATAGTGAACCAAGTACAGCTCCACCAACAGTTAATCCATTAGCAATGAAATTTATTGTAACTAAATAAACAGAAAAAGCAGCTAAAGGATAGTTGATAAGAAATTTACTGCTTAGCTCGATATAGCTCATCTTACTTATGAATTCATCAATAGAAATTTCTGAATTGGCATACTTTTTCATATAATGACCTACTAATAAACGAGAGGCGTTATTAATAATGATATTAAGTGCTATGATCCACCATGAAAAATAGCAACCTATAGTAATTGTAGTTAATATAGCTAAAGGCAGAAAACTTATTTTTGGTACTAACATTAGAGCATTTTTGCGCTCTATAAATTTCAATGCTAATGTCTTTTTATCTTCTTCAATTAGGCTTCTCTTTTCTTTTAGAGGAGTAATATAATTGAATAATTGTATGCTTGGCTTTGCTATATATTGATATAACTCTTGCATTAACTTTGCACTTTGTACACTCTTCTGAGAATTATCTAAATTTGGATTTAGCAAAATCCTCTCTATTTGAGCTTGAAGTTCATTATAGCTTTTTAGGTCTTCTCCAAACGAACAATCATTTCTTTTTAGTATAGCAATCAACCCATCAAAATCTTTACCTACAGCTTCTTCCTCACTGATTTTTAGCTCGTTAAACAACTTTCTCCTATAGTGAAACTCTCTTGCCGTTAAACGTCCATTACTTTCAGCAACAACACTGACTTTAACACAAGGATTTCCTGATTCCAAAGGTTCAATGTACTTTTTTAGATCTTGATAAGCTTTATAAATCTGATCAAATCTATTTTTGTCTCCACCTTTGTCAGGATGGTTTACAAGTATCAATTTATTATATTGTTTTTCCAGAAACTTGCTAAGAGCTTGATAATCCTTACCTACAATTTGTTCAGCTTTTATCTCTAGTACGTTAAACAGATCATTATTATCATAAAACTCCTGACCAGTTAACTTAAAATGTTGACTCATTACTACACCTCACATAAATACACGATACTATTAGTATAATATATTTAATGTTTCACAAAAGCATAAAAATATCAAGCAACCACTAAGAGAAGAAACCCCCTTTCCCATCATACAAATACAACTTATCCATTCTCACCACATCAAAATTATGTTCCTCAAATTTGACTAGCAAGTTATTCACATCACTATTTGTAATTTCATTATTTGCAATGAACCTGCAGGTTATTTGGTCACTTGAAGACTTTGATCCTCCTGGCCAAATTGCAAGTCCTTTTGAGTATATTGCTATCATTTTCAGATTACTCGATTCAAATAACCTAACTATTTGATCAAAATTGTTGGATTTATCCCAGGCAAGCGTTATATCACTACCCACTAGCTTTTTAACTTTGTAATCTTGTTCGTAATTGTCTTGTACT includes the following:
- the rho gene encoding transcription termination factor Rho, with translation MTTINEDVLAKGEVVGQPEKSEQIHNADAVKQITSEGAEKNKKTLDLSELKEKTAEELLELAEERKISTSGKGNGRMLKQEMIFSLMKKMSEEGGITTGSGVVEILPDGFGFLRSSSANYAPSTDDVYISNGQIKKFNLRTGDMACGEIRPPGDKERYFTLTKVHSINSTEISELRKYVHFDNLLPLYPEKSLILGNNSSGDNKKDINMRAIDIVTPLGKGQRALIVAPPRTGKTILLQQMAHSIATNHPEIELIVLLIDERPEEVTDMIRSVKGEVVSSTFDEPAYRHVQLAEIVIEKAKRMVEHKKDVVILLDSITRLARAYNAVIPSSGKVLTGGVDSNALQRPKRFFGAARNIENGGSLTIIATALIETGSKMDDVIFEEFKGTGNAEIILDRKLADKRIFPAIDITKSGTRKEELLVDKAILNKIWVLRRILNPMGSVEAMEFLRDKLLLTKSNADFFNSMNH
- a CDS encoding cell cycle transcriptional regulator TrcR, whose product is MGDVFSMSMESSKDNKDRNEQFLMRVAAWLVDNTSLTFDQIAQCCKLSLEKVQDIADEEIEVEKYDPIISEIITEKEIDNCKKNPNRVPNLIIKNMKKSAKTISFLAFASTARRRDKPNAIYYLVKKFPILNNNVIAKLVGTTNYTVEQVRNRSHHNILNIKPQDPVLLGLCSQENLEAEVEKAKVEEEKKQRLKNINNSY
- a CDS encoding IS110 family RNA-guided transposase, which codes for MVTSYQNFIGIDIGKFKNVAAVYNQNNIIKFDNNADGWQLLFKKFSDILPNSLVTLENTGKYELGLSHFLVGKNIAVHQANTRKVKSFILSHGTLAKSDKSDAMALAQYGCERHKTLSLFVPTSKEQSTLAALCQRRDDITQMRTQEKCRLEAPENDHIKESCQKTIEFFNNQINELNDTIQKIIDESHELQQRQKILKTVPGIGKKLSQDFLCLMPELGYLSRKEVASLAGVAPHPKESGKAVGYRRIMGGRSNVRSKLFISAIAVTKSKSVLGAFYSKLVESGKKKMVAITALMRKIIVIANARLKAAIASHSSN
- a CDS encoding molecular chaperone DnaJ, giving the protein MSQHFKLTGQEFYDNNDLFNVLEIKAEQIVGKDYQALSKFLEKQYNKLILVNHPDKGGDKNRFDQIYKAYQDLKKYIEPLESGNPCVKVSVVAESNGRLTAREFHYRRKLFNELKISEEEAVGKDFDGLIAILKRNDCSFGEDLKSYNELQAQIERILLNPNLDNSQKSVQSAKLMQELYQYIAKPSIQLFNYITPLKEKRSLIEEDKKTLALKFIERKNALMLVPKISFLPLAILTTITIGCYFSWWIIALNIIINNASRLLVGHYMKKYANSEISIDEFISKMSYIELSSKFLINYPLAAFSVYLVTINFIANGLTVGGAVLGSLLLLAVLIEMLAPVFSKGCEIYAEKHAKDLLEEDPRDRVQKETNLLGRYDPRRLLMPIIMPLVRKCFAEVASEFAERNFDEVKTDMSDVNTEGLSNPQAIEFAQQTV